In Desulfosediminicola ganghwensis, a single window of DNA contains:
- a CDS encoding amino acid ABC transporter permease, giving the protein MLEYINILTESLPYLMQGAFITVAIVTAAMLIGLVLGLTMAVGIVFGNKATRAIFGFYIWFFRGVPLLVLLFLFYFGLFTWLGFNFSAMVAVALVLGMTTGAYQANIFKGAILSLPKGQFKAACALGMSERQAITSIVLPQVLRVSIPAWSNEFSIVLKDSALAFVIGAPEIMARTQFVASRTYQHLPLYITAGIIYFILTWAGVMLLARLEKRYRIPGYAQEGM; this is encoded by the coding sequence ATGCTCGAATATATCAATATACTTACTGAATCGCTTCCCTACCTGATGCAGGGAGCGTTTATTACGGTGGCCATCGTCACCGCCGCCATGCTGATCGGTCTTGTCCTGGGGCTTACCATGGCTGTCGGTATCGTTTTTGGCAACAAGGCCACCCGCGCAATCTTCGGGTTTTATATCTGGTTCTTTCGCGGCGTACCGCTCCTGGTACTACTCTTTCTCTTTTATTTCGGTCTCTTCACTTGGCTGGGTTTCAACTTCAGCGCCATGGTGGCTGTAGCCCTGGTACTCGGCATGACCACCGGAGCCTATCAGGCCAATATCTTCAAAGGCGCCATACTCTCCTTGCCCAAAGGCCAGTTCAAGGCGGCCTGTGCCCTCGGTATGAGTGAGCGCCAGGCAATCACCAGCATCGTGTTACCCCAGGTTCTGCGGGTCTCGATCCCGGCCTGGTCCAACGAGTTTTCCATCGTACTGAAAGATTCGGCCCTAGCCTTCGTTATCGGTGCCCCTGAAATTATGGCCCGAACCCAGTTCGTCGCCTCTCGCACCTACCAACATCTGCCACTCTATATCACCGCCGGTATCATCTACTTTATCCTGACCTGGGCCGGAGTCATGCTGCTCGCTCGACTCGAGAAACGGTACAGAATCCCCGGTTATGCACAAGAAGGAATGTAA
- a CDS encoding amino acid ABC transporter ATP-binding protein, producing MTLSAPILEVENLNKSFNGTTILRDISLQMVTGEIKVLIGPSGGGKSTLLQCINCLVQPDSGTIRLFGDEVDLANKKSLCELRQQVGMIFQDFNLFDHLTSLANITVSLRKVKKVSKKEAHERAMSELTQVGLGDKVHLYPAELSGGQRQRVAIARALAMDPKILLLDEPTSALDPELIGEVVAVIRNLAAKGMTMILATHQMGLISSLANEILFMEAGRIIEHGAPSELLAPGRESRTRAFCEMLSDTAQMES from the coding sequence ATGACACTCTCCGCTCCTATCCTTGAGGTCGAAAACCTCAATAAGAGCTTTAACGGCACCACCATCCTGCGCGATATCAGTCTGCAGATGGTCACAGGTGAAATAAAGGTGCTGATTGGGCCTTCCGGCGGCGGCAAATCGACCCTGCTGCAGTGCATCAACTGCCTGGTGCAGCCGGACAGCGGCACCATCCGCCTCTTTGGCGACGAGGTAGATCTTGCCAACAAAAAATCACTCTGCGAGCTGCGCCAGCAGGTCGGCATGATTTTTCAGGATTTCAACCTGTTTGACCATCTCACCTCGCTGGCCAACATTACCGTGTCGCTCAGGAAAGTTAAAAAGGTCAGCAAAAAAGAGGCACATGAACGTGCCATGAGCGAGCTTACCCAGGTGGGCCTTGGGGACAAAGTGCATCTTTACCCCGCAGAACTCTCAGGCGGCCAGCGCCAGCGGGTGGCCATTGCCAGGGCTCTGGCCATGGACCCGAAGATCCTGCTCCTGGACGAGCCTACCTCCGCGCTCGATCCCGAGCTGATCGGTGAGGTTGTGGCCGTTATCAGGAATCTGGCCGCTAAAGGCATGACCATGATTCTGGCCACCCACCAGATGGGACTTATCTCCTCGCTGGCCAACGAGATTCTTTTCATGGAGGCAGGCCGCATTATCGAACATGGTGCCCCTTCCGAACTGCTTGCCCCGGGCCGTGAGTCGAGAACCCGTGCGTTCTGCGAGATGTTGAGCGACACCGCCCAAATGGAGAGTTGA